From the Nodularia sp. NIES-3585 genome, one window contains:
- a CDS encoding response regulator transcription factor, translating into MIKVLLVDDQNLIRQGLKALLELESDLEIIGEAENGEQAIKLSEQLQPDVILMDIRMPIMDGVAATREIQKRCPGIKILVLTTFDDDEYVKAALQNGAMGYLLKDTPSEELAVAIRAVHKGYTQLGPGIVKKLVTQFSPVKPTQPTPVPPSLAELTPREKEVLRLIAVGANNREIAQQLYISEGTVKNHVTNILNRLNLRDRTQAAIVANTFLGYLEQNKSED; encoded by the coding sequence ATGATTAAAGTTTTACTAGTAGATGACCAAAATTTAATTCGTCAAGGATTAAAAGCATTATTAGAACTAGAATCAGATTTAGAAATTATAGGTGAAGCTGAAAATGGCGAACAAGCAATTAAGTTGAGTGAACAACTACAACCTGATGTCATTCTCATGGATATCAGAATGCCGATTATGGATGGTGTTGCAGCTACACGAGAAATTCAAAAACGTTGTCCAGGAATTAAGATTTTAGTGTTGACCACTTTTGATGATGATGAATATGTAAAAGCCGCATTGCAGAATGGAGCAATGGGTTATTTGCTCAAAGATACACCATCAGAAGAGTTAGCTGTTGCTATTCGTGCAGTTCATAAGGGATATACACAACTAGGCCCCGGAATAGTCAAAAAACTTGTGACTCAGTTTTCCCCGGTGAAACCAACCCAGCCAACGCCAGTACCACCTAGTTTAGCTGAACTTACTCCCAGAGAGAAAGAGGTTCTGCGGTTAATTGCTGTCGGTGCTAATAACCGAGAAATTGCCCAGCAACTTTATATATCTGAGGGGACTGTAAAGAATCATGTCACGAATATTTTAAATCGCTTAAATTTGCGCGATCGCACACAAGCAGCTATTGTAGCCAACACATTTTTAGGTTATTTAGAGCAAAATAAATCAGAAGATTAA
- a CDS encoding roadblock/LC7 domain-containing protein, translated as MAINAEKLNMILQNFVTGTTDVQGAALVTPDGLPLGASLPGGMDEERVSAMSASMLSLGERIGLELSRGNIDRIFVEGNKGFGILTGCGEEAVLLVLARETAKQGLLMLEIKRVLSELKLILM; from the coding sequence ATGGCAATTAACGCGGAAAAGCTGAACATGATTTTGCAGAATTTTGTAACTGGAACAACTGATGTTCAGGGTGCAGCCCTAGTTACACCTGACGGTTTACCTTTAGGGGCAAGCTTACCAGGTGGAATGGATGAAGAAAGGGTATCAGCAATGTCAGCTTCTATGCTGTCTTTGGGCGAACGTATTGGGCTTGAGTTATCTAGAGGGAATATTGACCGCATATTTGTGGAGGGTAATAAGGGCTTTGGCATTCTCACCGGTTGCGGTGAAGAAGCTGTCTTGCTAGTTTTAGCTCGTGAAACTGCTAAACAAGGATTATTGATGTTAGAAATAAAACGTGTTCTCTCAGAGCTTAAGTTGATTTTGATGTAA
- a CDS encoding DEAD/DEAH box helicase family protein, with the protein MFSLRDYQQDLVSKTFAAWSSGIRKVLLQLSTGGGKTIIFAFVASQFTDQGEGVLVVAHREELIIQANEAMVD; encoded by the coding sequence GTGTTTAGTCTTCGCGATTACCAACAGGATTTAGTTTCAAAAACTTTCGCAGCTTGGTCTTCTGGAATTAGAAAAGTTTTGCTACAACTCAGCACAGGTGGTGGCAAGACTATTATCTTTGCATTTGTAGCATCTCAGTTTACAGACCAAGGTGAAGGTGTGTTGGTAGTCGCTCACAGAGAGGAGCTAATTATTCAGGCAAATGAAGCAATGGTTGACTGA
- a CDS encoding sensor histidine kinase: MSRPIQINNHPFRFLLYLEWVLLAIAVLTAALPSPSPRFNATFPELTICSLIIFGIMGLRLPTNSYFNKLIYTACQILLIVTTGFFGGRIARLFPFLYIILVTRSCLIFQLPGRLLVTMVSFSLFLLTLRYRLFKSPLSLPSHAQERFRFFPLSLALIFGLSLIFILLLMNAVISERQSREKLAAANEKLRQYALRIENQATLEERNRIAREIHDSLGHSLTALNLQLETALKLWQSNPAKAQAFLARAKELGSKSLNDVRHSVSTMRYNPVQDQTLEQAIASLLQDFQRSNGISAICLINLEYSLPSDVIISIYRIIQESLTNISKYAEASEVKLEITTIKGRLCLTIQDNGKGFDLMQNTTGFGLQSMRDRTLAIGGEFKINSHPGDGCQIIVDIPLLSLIR, encoded by the coding sequence ATGAGCCGTCCTATTCAAATTAACAATCATCCTTTTCGGTTTTTGCTGTATTTGGAATGGGTATTACTGGCGATCGCGGTTTTGACAGCTGCACTACCATCTCCTTCTCCACGGTTTAATGCTACATTTCCTGAACTAACTATTTGTAGTCTGATTATTTTTGGAATCATGGGTTTACGATTACCCACCAATAGTTATTTTAATAAATTAATTTATACAGCTTGCCAAATATTGTTAATTGTCACAACTGGATTTTTTGGGGGAAGAATTGCCAGACTTTTCCCGTTTCTCTACATAATTTTAGTAACTCGTAGTTGCCTGATTTTTCAATTACCTGGGCGATTGTTAGTGACGATGGTATCGTTTAGTTTATTTTTGCTAACACTCAGATATCGCTTATTTAAATCACCTCTATCATTACCGTCTCATGCACAAGAACGCTTTCGCTTTTTTCCCCTCAGCTTGGCGTTGATATTTGGCTTAAGTTTAATTTTTATCTTATTATTAATGAATGCGGTGATCTCTGAACGCCAAAGTCGCGAAAAATTAGCTGCTGCTAACGAAAAACTGCGTCAATATGCCTTGAGGATTGAAAATCAGGCTACTCTAGAAGAACGAAACCGTATTGCTAGAGAAATACATGATTCATTAGGTCACTCTTTAACAGCTTTAAATTTGCAATTAGAAACTGCTTTAAAACTATGGCAATCTAACCCTGCTAAAGCCCAAGCATTTTTAGCCAGAGCTAAAGAACTTGGTTCTAAATCACTAAATGATGTGCGCCATTCTGTTTCAACTATGCGTTATAATCCTGTGCAAGACCAAACTTTAGAACAAGCGATCGCTAGTCTTTTACAAGATTTTCAACGCTCTAATGGCATCTCAGCAATTTGCCTCATAAATCTAGAATATTCTCTCCCATCTGACGTGATTATATCTATTTACAGAATTATTCAAGAATCGTTGACAAATATTTCTAAATATGCTGAAGCATCAGAAGTTAAACTAGAAATAACTACAATAAAAGGGCGTTTATGTTTGACAATTCAAGATAATGGCAAAGGTTTTGACCTGATGCAAAATACCACAGGTTTTGGGCTTCAAAGTATGCGCGATCGCACCTTAGCAATAGGAGGCGAATTTAAGATTAATAGTCATCCCGGTGATGGTTGCCAAATTATAGTTGATATTCCCTTATTGAGCTTGATTAGATGA
- a CDS encoding ATP/GTP-binding protein — translation MENMRLIVTGTVGAGKSTFIRSISEIEVVDTDTLATDETALLKKRTTVALDFGRLQFSPEMALHLYGTPGQSRFDFMWDILIRKAHAYILLVAAHRPRDFRQARKIITFMNQRVQIPMIIGLTHTDCAEAWPEEDIFLSLGYVDENNLPPIVKVNPMERDSVANAVIVLVNHLMQGFIA, via the coding sequence ATGGAAAACATGCGCTTGATTGTCACAGGAACTGTAGGTGCTGGTAAGTCTACTTTCATCCGTTCTATTAGTGAAATTGAAGTCGTAGATACAGATACTTTGGCAACTGATGAAACAGCTTTGCTGAAAAAAAGAACTACTGTTGCTCTTGACTTTGGGCGGTTACAATTTAGCCCTGAAATGGCGTTGCATCTTTATGGAACACCTGGGCAGTCTCGCTTTGATTTTATGTGGGATATCTTAATTCGTAAGGCTCACGCATATATTTTACTTGTAGCAGCACATCGACCTAGAGATTTCCGTCAGGCACGTAAAATTATTACCTTTATGAATCAACGGGTGCAGATTCCGATGATTATTGGTCTCACCCATACTGATTGTGCCGAAGCTTGGCCTGAAGAAGATATATTTCTTTCTCTGGGATATGTGGATGAGAATAATCTACCCCCGATTGTGAAGGTTAACCCCATGGAAAGAGACTCTGTAGCTAATGCGGTGATTGTTTTAGTAAATCATTTGATGCAAGGTTTTATAGCTTAA
- a CDS encoding DUF4388 domain-containing protein, giving the protein MAITGNFADFSLPELLHFLDHGKKTGLLAIEYLCESSKKQQHYYIWVHQGRVIAASDRLDEKGLTLMIAQRGWISERVISRVTHICPSFINTPLGLCLKEKGLLQPEQLRLLFNTQVIRQISNLFQAEEGSFTFKPTTNWPLAEMTGLSMTATEVILISLRSLKDWTAFVDKLPDPTSALSSLIAKQPQIPLNPQEWQMWEFVNGQVSLTHIATHLRVSVETVQQIAFRLIVVGLAEEHFMVATASPNLVNSAPAVVLTAVQEPPHKPNLSQSFFKSLVNFLRSK; this is encoded by the coding sequence ATGGCTATTACTGGTAATTTCGCAGATTTTTCTTTGCCAGAACTACTTCACTTCTTAGATCACGGAAAAAAGACAGGACTACTGGCAATTGAGTATCTATGTGAAAGTAGTAAAAAACAACAACATTACTATATTTGGGTACATCAAGGTCGTGTAATTGCCGCATCCGATCGCTTGGATGAAAAAGGACTGACATTAATGATTGCTCAACGGGGCTGGATCAGCGAACGGGTTATTTCTAGAGTGACTCATATCTGTCCCAGTTTCATCAACACACCTTTGGGGCTATGCCTTAAGGAGAAAGGATTGTTACAACCAGAACAATTGAGACTGCTATTTAATACCCAAGTAATACGGCAAATATCTAACTTGTTTCAAGCCGAGGAAGGTTCATTTACATTTAAACCAACCACAAATTGGCCGTTAGCAGAAATGACAGGACTCAGTATGACAGCCACTGAAGTTATACTCATCAGCTTGCGATCGCTCAAAGATTGGACAGCCTTTGTAGATAAACTACCAGATCCAACTTCAGCTTTATCAAGTTTGATTGCAAAACAGCCTCAGATACCGCTCAATCCCCAGGAATGGCAAATGTGGGAATTTGTCAACGGTCAAGTTTCCCTAACTCACATTGCCACTCATCTGAGAGTATCTGTAGAAACTGTACAACAAATTGCCTTCCGGCTGATTGTTGTTGGTTTAGCAGAGGAACATTTTATGGTTGCTACTGCATCACCTAATTTGGTAAATTCTGCTCCCGCAGTTGTGCTAACAGCCGTGCAAGAACCTCCCCATAAACCAAATCTGAGTCAGTCATTTTT
- a CDS encoding P pilus assembly/Cpx signaling pathway, periplasmic inhibitor/zinc-resistance associated protein, with the protein MKFKPLSVLAGAIALTVTAIPFAVQAQMRSSSPLQVAQAAKKRGQRGPWGMQRLNLTDAQKAQMQTIKTSTRAQMEAILTPAQKATLAAAKAARQGQRQAGQARQGQRGQNAWANLNLTEQQKTQMRQVRESSQQQMQAVLTPAQLQQMQEMRQNMRSRGQQRNSQ; encoded by the coding sequence ATGAAATTCAAACCATTATCAGTGCTAGCTGGAGCGATCGCCTTAACTGTAACTGCAATACCTTTTGCTGTTCAAGCACAAATGAGATCCTCTTCACCTCTACAAGTGGCACAAGCTGCGAAAAAACGAGGACAAAGAGGCCCTTGGGGTATGCAACGTTTGAATTTAACGGATGCCCAAAAAGCTCAAATGCAGACAATTAAAACCAGCACTCGCGCTCAAATGGAAGCAATCCTCACCCCGGCACAAAAAGCAACATTGGCAGCTGCAAAAGCAGCACGTCAAGGGCAAAGACAAGCAGGACAAGCACGCCAAGGGCAACGAGGACAAAATGCTTGGGCTAACTTAAATCTGACTGAACAACAAAAAACGCAAATGCGCCAAGTGAGGGAATCATCTCAGCAACAGATGCAAGCAGTTCTTACCCCTGCACAGCTTCAACAAATGCAGGAAATGCGGCAAAATATGCGATCGCGGGGTCAGCAACGCAATTCCCAATAA
- a CDS encoding peroxiredoxin has translation MISRRNFLNILLVICFAVISCLHLTPAAHAMGGKLPAINQPAPEFTLPTNTGDGTISLSDWRGKWVVLYFYPKDFTSGCTIEARRFQQDLPKYIDKNVQIIGVSADDIDSHAEFCDSEGLKFPLLADTTGAVSKAYGSWIGVVSMRHSFIIDPEGILRETFVKVNPSVHSTEVLAQLDKLQSMPSHLSAS, from the coding sequence ATGATTTCTCGGCGCAATTTTTTAAATATATTACTTGTCATCTGTTTTGCTGTCATCAGTTGCTTGCATCTTACCCCCGCGGCTCATGCTATGGGTGGTAAACTGCCGGCAATCAATCAGCCTGCACCAGAATTTACTTTGCCAACCAACACAGGTGATGGCACAATTTCTCTTTCTGACTGGCGCGGTAAGTGGGTAGTTCTCTACTTTTATCCCAAAGACTTTACCTCTGGTTGCACCATTGAAGCTCGTCGTTTTCAGCAAGACTTACCCAAATACATCGACAAAAACGTGCAGATTATTGGTGTGAGTGCTGATGATATTGATTCCCACGCTGAATTTTGTGACTCAGAGGGGCTGAAATTTCCCCTACTAGCTGATACTACTGGCGCAGTGAGTAAAGCTTATGGTTCTTGGATTGGTGTTGTATCGATGCGCCATAGTTTTATCATTGATCCCGAAGGAATTTTGCGTGAAACTTTTGTGAAAGTTAACCCATCAGTCCACAGTACAGAAGTTCTGGCACAACTTGACAAATTGCAGTCTATGCCAAGCCACCTATCAGCCTCTTAA
- the sipA gene encoding regulatory protein SipA, producing MSQEFAIGSKVKVVALPPYIKTADPMPMLRPPDVIRLGEEGIVLDRRPGGYWGIHFAKGNFLLDSQYIESTDTPPESDLEVEEGNQEL from the coding sequence ATGTCTCAAGAATTCGCCATTGGTAGTAAAGTCAAAGTTGTAGCACTACCGCCTTACATCAAAACCGCAGACCCCATGCCTATGCTACGCCCCCCGGATGTGATTCGCTTAGGGGAAGAGGGTATAGTCCTTGATCGCCGTCCTGGAGGATATTGGGGTATACACTTTGCCAAAGGAAATTTTCTTTTGGATAGCCAATACATTGAAAGCACAGATACACCTCCCGAATCTGACTTGGAAGTAGAAGAGGGTAACCAAGAATTGTAA